Proteins found in one Bremerella volcania genomic segment:
- a CDS encoding HTTM domain-containing protein, with translation MKRLTNTLFQSVDGASLAVVRILFGLVMFAWCISYLALGKIQNFYVEPTYHFKYVGFHWVQVASESAMTSIFLLMGASALLIALGWFYRIAAIGFAILFIYVFLVDKTTYQNHYYFVCLMSLLMASVPANRAWSVDNRLGRIATSSSVPMWSIWLIRFQVGVVYFFGGVAKISPDWIQGFPMRGMLAQQESHVLLAPFAHEEWAVQTIVWGGMLFDLLIVPLLLWKRTRILAFCLVVFFHITNSIMFPIGIFPWIMIGLTSIFLEPDWPRRLLRPEEESIPVSRSNTDTLSSWRTAIVTLLVAWCLVQVTLPFRHWLYPGNVNWTERGHYFSWHMMLRGKRSAIRFHILDPVTGRRGIYPLQNDLQTHQLARMSRDPELIRDFACHIEATCQSHGFRDVEVRAFVLCSLNGRRPQLLISPEVDLTSPELRSTEDWVIPLSEPLPQEIWEHPLTSWEQLVMTDPLNSYMPPRAEPSS, from the coding sequence ATGAAGCGATTGACGAACACGCTGTTTCAATCGGTCGATGGGGCGTCACTGGCGGTCGTGCGAATCTTATTTGGTCTCGTCATGTTTGCCTGGTGCATTTCCTACCTGGCCTTGGGCAAAATCCAGAACTTTTACGTCGAACCGACTTACCACTTCAAGTATGTGGGCTTCCACTGGGTGCAGGTGGCGTCTGAGTCAGCAATGACGAGCATCTTCCTTTTGATGGGGGCTTCCGCACTTCTCATTGCTTTGGGCTGGTTCTATCGAATCGCAGCGATTGGGTTCGCGATCCTATTCATCTACGTATTCCTGGTCGATAAAACAACCTACCAAAATCATTACTATTTTGTCTGCTTGATGAGTCTGTTGATGGCGAGCGTACCTGCCAATCGGGCGTGGAGCGTCGACAACCGATTGGGGCGGATCGCCACGTCTAGTTCTGTGCCGATGTGGTCGATTTGGTTGATTCGTTTTCAGGTAGGCGTTGTCTATTTCTTCGGCGGAGTCGCAAAGATCAGTCCAGACTGGATTCAAGGCTTCCCCATGCGTGGAATGCTGGCGCAGCAAGAGTCTCACGTTCTCTTGGCACCGTTTGCCCACGAGGAATGGGCTGTCCAGACGATTGTTTGGGGAGGAATGTTGTTCGATCTTTTGATCGTCCCGCTCCTTCTCTGGAAGCGAACGCGCATTCTGGCATTCTGTCTCGTAGTTTTCTTTCACATAACGAATTCGATCATGTTTCCGATCGGCATATTTCCTTGGATCATGATCGGGCTGACAAGCATCTTCCTAGAGCCCGATTGGCCCCGCCGGCTATTACGCCCAGAGGAGGAGTCGATTCCTGTCAGTCGGTCCAACACCGATACCCTGTCCTCTTGGCGAACGGCAATCGTGACCCTCCTGGTCGCCTGGTGCCTCGTCCAAGTTACACTTCCCTTTCGGCATTGGCTTTATCCTGGCAACGTCAATTGGACCGAACGTGGACATTACTTTTCATGGCACATGATGCTGCGAGGTAAACGCTCCGCGATTCGCTTCCACATTCTCGATCCGGTCACAGGGCGTCGTGGCATCTATCCTTTGCAGAATGACCTGCAAACCCATCAATTGGCACGAATGTCGCGTGACCCAGAACTTATACGAGACTTTGCCTGCCACATTGAAGCAACTTGCCAATCGCATGGCTTTCGTGATGTCGAAGTGAGGGCATTCGTGCTTTGTTCGCTAAACGGTCGGCGTCCTCAACTCTTGATCTCTCCCGAGGTTGATTTAACCTCTCCCGAGCTACGATCGACAGAGGATTGGGTTATCCCCCTATCTGAACCGCTGCCCCAAGAGATCTGGGAGCATCCACTTACATCTTGGGAGCAGCTAGTTATGACCGACCCTTTGAATTCCTACATGCCTCCCCGTGCAGAACCCTCTTCGTGA
- a CDS encoding DUF1592 domain-containing protein, with amino-acid sequence MRPHLLLILCLFITFAWNVRVAGAEDTPNEPARLTALIERYCLDCHSGGEPEGQFSLDGFASSLTRTNQHEWESDRWEKVHRRLLTRQMPPANSDRPSNEQYDQAIDAIDTMLQKHATKFPRPGATASMRRMTRYEYRQAVRDLLRLEVDVDELLPADSESHGFDNVTTGELSPTLLSRYLTAAERISRTAIGRRVDFVEGRTVRLPPDRTQDRHVEGLPLGTRGGTVVDHHFPQDGQYEVHVRLTRDRDEKVEGIHGVHDLDVLLDGKRIDRLTTSRPQNGDYSNVDSELSSRFAVKAGRHRLGVTFPQQYRSLMEIKRQPFDASFNRHRHPRQEPAVFEISIVGPFQPKGAGRTASRDVIFVCYPDSKEEELACGETIIRNLVRKAYRRPPAESDLTVPLSFFRREREGSGFEAGIEAAIAAILVNPNFLFRIETVPPDVKSGENYAVSDIELASRLSFFLWSSIPDEELLTLAEKGTLHDPVILERQVERMLADPRSESLAKNFACQWLHLRNLDSIQPDLRLFPDWDDNLRQAFCKETELLFHDVVTHDRSVSTLIDSPYTFLNERLARHYGIDHVYGSHFRRVDLDQPTHRGGLLRQGSVLTVTSYATRTSPTIRGDWILSNLIGTPPPPPPPNVPALEEKNTATNNLSVRDRLSLHRGNPACATCHDLIDPLGFTLESFDAVGRWRELENGQPVDASGELPDGSFLSGIDALEKFFLERPEIFATTIVEKLMTYALGRGIESYDGPAIRRVVSDAERDNYQFSTLVKGIVLSPPFLMRTAP; translated from the coding sequence ATGCGTCCTCATCTTCTACTCATCTTGTGTTTGTTCATTACGTTTGCATGGAATGTGCGCGTAGCAGGGGCGGAAGATACCCCAAATGAGCCTGCGCGGCTCACCGCGCTGATCGAACGATACTGTTTGGATTGTCACTCCGGCGGCGAGCCGGAAGGGCAATTCAGCCTGGATGGCTTTGCCTCTTCTTTAACGCGGACGAATCAACACGAATGGGAGTCAGATCGTTGGGAAAAGGTGCACCGACGTCTGCTGACGCGGCAAATGCCCCCGGCCAACTCTGACCGTCCCAGTAACGAACAATACGATCAAGCGATCGATGCAATCGATACGATGTTGCAGAAACATGCGACAAAGTTTCCCAGGCCAGGTGCTACGGCCTCGATGCGACGGATGACGAGATATGAGTATCGTCAAGCAGTACGTGACTTGCTCAGATTGGAAGTCGATGTGGATGAACTACTGCCCGCTGATTCGGAGAGTCATGGTTTCGACAATGTCACGACAGGTGAGCTATCCCCAACTTTGCTAAGCCGCTATCTGACCGCAGCAGAGCGAATTAGTCGTACAGCAATTGGTCGTCGTGTTGATTTTGTTGAGGGGAGAACTGTCCGTCTTCCTCCCGATCGAACACAGGACCGCCACGTTGAGGGGCTTCCGCTAGGTACCCGTGGTGGCACCGTTGTCGACCATCACTTTCCTCAAGATGGACAATACGAAGTCCACGTGAGGCTGACACGTGATCGAGATGAGAAGGTGGAAGGAATTCATGGAGTCCACGATCTTGATGTTCTTTTGGATGGTAAAAGAATCGATCGGCTGACTACTAGTCGTCCCCAAAATGGCGACTACAGCAATGTCGATAGCGAATTGAGTAGTCGGTTTGCTGTTAAGGCGGGCAGGCATCGATTGGGAGTCACCTTCCCGCAACAGTACCGTTCCCTGATGGAAATCAAACGCCAACCCTTTGATGCTTCGTTTAATCGACATCGTCATCCGCGGCAAGAGCCCGCCGTCTTCGAAATTTCGATTGTTGGTCCATTTCAACCGAAGGGGGCAGGGCGTACGGCCAGCCGCGACGTGATCTTTGTCTGCTATCCGGATTCCAAGGAAGAAGAATTGGCATGTGGCGAAACGATCATCCGAAATCTGGTGCGAAAAGCTTATCGTCGGCCGCCTGCGGAAAGTGACTTGACTGTCCCGTTGTCCTTTTTTCGTCGAGAACGGGAAGGGAGCGGATTCGAGGCAGGGATTGAAGCAGCAATCGCGGCGATCTTGGTTAATCCGAACTTTTTGTTCCGTATTGAAACAGTTCCTCCTGACGTTAAGTCAGGCGAAAACTATGCAGTATCGGACATCGAACTGGCAAGCCGGCTGTCCTTCTTTCTTTGGAGCAGCATTCCCGACGAAGAACTGTTGACGTTAGCCGAAAAGGGAACGCTTCATGATCCCGTCATTTTAGAACGCCAAGTCGAGCGGATGCTCGCCGATCCACGTTCGGAATCTCTGGCGAAGAACTTTGCTTGTCAGTGGCTACATCTAAGAAACCTCGACTCAATACAGCCGGATTTGCGGCTCTTCCCAGACTGGGATGACAATCTGCGGCAAGCATTTTGTAAAGAGACTGAGTTGCTATTCCACGATGTTGTCACCCATGATCGAAGTGTATCGACACTTATTGACTCACCATACACCTTCCTCAACGAGCGGCTTGCCCGCCACTATGGCATCGATCATGTTTACGGAAGCCATTTTCGACGCGTGGACCTCGACCAACCGACACACCGAGGCGGCCTGCTTCGGCAGGGAAGTGTTTTGACCGTTACTTCCTATGCGACTCGGACATCGCCAACGATCCGTGGTGACTGGATTCTCAGCAATTTGATCGGAACACCTCCTCCTCCGCCGCCACCGAATGTTCCTGCTTTGGAAGAAAAGAACACCGCGACGAACAATCTTTCGGTACGAGATCGTCTAAGTCTGCATCGGGGCAATCCGGCCTGTGCTACTTGTCACGACTTGATCGATCCGCTTGGGTTTACGTTGGAAAGCTTTGACGCCGTTGGCCGATGGCGGGAACTGGAGAACGGCCAGCCGGTTGACGCCTCTGGTGAACTTCCAGACGGATCTTTCCTAAGTGGTATCGACGCACTTGAGAAATTTTTTCTTGAGCGTCCCGAGATTTTTGCAACCACGATTGTGGAAAAACTGATGACCTATGCCCTAGGGCGAGGGATCGAGTCGTATGATGGGCCAGCCATTCGACGCGTTGTAAGTGACGCGGAAAGAGATAACTATCAATTCTCGACCCTGGTTAAGGGGATCGTTTTGAGTCCACCTTTTTTGATGAGGACTGCGCCGTGA
- a CDS encoding DUF1559 domain-containing protein: MSISQKHSSGFTLVELLVVIAIIGILIALLLPAVQQAREAARRMQCKNNLKQLGLGLHNYHDTFGSLPLGTFTNPDPYASNANDGWSWSVALLPFIEQPGLYELLNPQGQYGIVASTYDSTSAPIAGAETVLSVFRCPSSVLPDHVPASINVDGSQEMVDEQIVGYAVSDYKGSSGYYLDGIFMRHGDAVVWGNGGGGSAPNVRFRDITDGTSNTLAIGESSYPGRNGRSDWPVWAASGRSDEQVIMKTTDPINGGATSTSRFWEAIDDDCAMSYHTSGAQFVFADGSVHFLSENMEYETYTNLGNRNDGQVLGAY; encoded by the coding sequence ATGTCCATTTCACAAAAACATTCGTCCGGTTTCACGCTCGTCGAACTTCTGGTTGTTATTGCCATCATCGGGATTCTCATCGCGTTACTTTTGCCCGCGGTACAGCAGGCTCGTGAAGCTGCCCGCCGTATGCAATGCAAAAACAACTTAAAGCAACTTGGGCTGGGACTGCATAATTACCACGACACCTTTGGCAGTTTGCCGCTGGGGACATTCACCAACCCGGATCCCTATGCTTCCAATGCCAATGACGGATGGAGTTGGTCGGTTGCCCTTTTGCCCTTCATTGAGCAGCCAGGCTTATACGAACTCCTCAATCCGCAAGGTCAGTACGGTATTGTGGCCAGCACCTACGACTCGACAAGCGCGCCGATTGCTGGTGCCGAGACGGTTCTATCCGTTTTCCGTTGTCCCTCGTCGGTTCTACCTGATCACGTACCAGCCTCTATCAATGTCGATGGTTCCCAAGAGATGGTCGACGAACAGATCGTGGGGTATGCCGTTTCCGACTATAAGGGATCGTCCGGATACTACCTCGACGGAATCTTTATGCGTCACGGCGATGCCGTGGTATGGGGAAATGGCGGCGGTGGTTCGGCCCCCAATGTTCGGTTCCGAGACATCACCGATGGAACGAGCAATACACTGGCCATCGGCGAATCATCCTATCCAGGCCGAAATGGCAGGAGTGATTGGCCGGTATGGGCTGCTTCGGGGCGATCGGACGAACAGGTCATCATGAAGACGACTGACCCAATCAACGGTGGGGCGACGTCGACCAGCCGCTTCTGGGAAGCGATCGACGATGATTGTGCGATGAGCTACCACACCAGCGGAGCCCAGTTTGTATTCGCGGATGGATCGGTTCACTTTCTGAGTGAGAACATGGAATACGAAACCTATACCAATCTGGGCAACCGCAACGACGGTCAAGTCCTCGGGGCCTACTAG
- a CDS encoding glycerophosphodiester phosphodiesterase family protein produces the protein MRVLVFLTLALATVCGCGELPLSPAETQASPPERMAALSRQVADMPPIASDSRAAQLLSELKNVTNDKVFVVAHRGHWHAAPENSLAAIQSCIELGVDMVEIDVRPTMDGRYVLLHDKTLERSTNGTGKVSHHSLQQIQSLRFKDEEGRLTDHRIATLEEGLQLARGKILLYLDKSEYDIPEVYKIVKQYGMEDHVFFYGNRTVDELKSHCGDVFEEFHYLPKLGDSTTNASHYIASFTEQKKPLAFVTSFAKDDSSVLTQFDTIRQSGIRVWASPLWDELCAGHTDERALKDPAGNWGWLLDRGATMLCTDQPRELLEYLRSQGRHD, from the coding sequence ATGCGAGTTCTTGTGTTCTTGACGCTTGCCTTGGCGACTGTTTGCGGATGTGGTGAGTTGCCACTATCGCCAGCAGAAACGCAGGCAAGTCCACCGGAAAGAATGGCCGCCCTGTCCAGGCAAGTTGCCGACATGCCACCGATCGCGAGCGACTCGCGCGCAGCGCAGCTACTTTCTGAATTGAAGAACGTGACCAACGATAAGGTTTTCGTGGTCGCACATCGAGGGCACTGGCACGCAGCCCCGGAAAACTCGCTTGCCGCTATTCAAAGCTGTATCGAGTTGGGCGTCGACATGGTCGAAATCGACGTGCGTCCCACGATGGATGGACGCTACGTCTTGCTTCACGACAAAACACTTGAACGCTCGACCAACGGTACCGGAAAGGTCAGCCATCACTCACTCCAGCAAATTCAGTCGTTACGATTCAAAGACGAAGAGGGTCGGCTCACCGATCACCGGATTGCCACACTGGAAGAAGGCTTGCAGTTGGCGCGAGGCAAGATCTTGCTGTACCTCGACAAGTCCGAATACGACATCCCCGAGGTCTATAAAATCGTTAAACAATACGGGATGGAGGATCATGTCTTCTTCTACGGCAACCGCACCGTGGACGAACTGAAGTCCCACTGTGGTGACGTGTTCGAGGAGTTTCATTACCTACCCAAGCTGGGTGACTCGACTACTAACGCGAGTCATTACATCGCATCCTTCACCGAACAGAAGAAGCCACTCGCTTTTGTAACAAGCTTTGCCAAGGATGATTCGTCAGTCCTGACCCAATTCGATACGATCCGCCAATCTGGCATCCGCGTTTGGGCAAGTCCCTTGTGGGACGAACTTTGTGCCGGACATACCGACGAGCGAGCCCTGAAGGATCCGGCAGGAAACTGGGGTTGGCTACTCGATCGCGGCGCCACAATGCTGTGCACCGACCAACCCCGGGAACTCTTGGAATATCTCCGTTCCCAAGGTCGACACGACTAG
- a CDS encoding DUF1559 domain-containing protein, translating into MAKRYGFTLVELLVVIAIIGVLISLLLPAVQAARESARRMQCSNNLKQIGLAMHNYHDTFGSLPSGYVDDPNDSGGVDGFGWAWGALILDQIEQTALRDQLSVGAQNVSQAVQNNLELLQTNLPAYRCPSAPDPDINPHWDFNGSNLALSNYVGVTGFGWSQVAGNAETRGGPLYRNSQVTFADIHDGTSNTLLAGEKMLKNLQSGNVLGGAVWAASNRTNVMGTHTTTSDSVGSVLGGGHPLHPVNGDPEAAGGSLGWAPMVFMSQHPGGAQFALCDGSARFISENLDQNTLMSALVQIDDRLPVGNF; encoded by the coding sequence ATGGCAAAACGCTACGGGTTCACACTCGTCGAATTACTGGTGGTGATCGCCATCATCGGAGTCTTAATCAGCTTGCTACTACCAGCCGTTCAAGCAGCGCGAGAATCGGCTCGCCGGATGCAGTGCAGCAACAATTTGAAACAGATTGGGTTGGCAATGCATAACTACCACGACACCTTTGGCTCGCTCCCGTCAGGATACGTCGACGACCCTAATGATTCGGGTGGTGTCGATGGGTTTGGTTGGGCTTGGGGGGCCTTGATTCTTGACCAAATCGAACAAACCGCGCTGCGAGACCAATTAAGTGTCGGCGCACAGAACGTAAGCCAAGCGGTGCAGAACAATCTTGAGCTGCTGCAAACCAACTTGCCCGCATACCGTTGCCCAAGCGCTCCCGATCCCGACATCAACCCCCACTGGGATTTCAATGGCAGCAATCTCGCGTTGTCGAATTATGTAGGTGTTACAGGGTTTGGTTGGTCCCAGGTAGCTGGCAATGCTGAAACGCGAGGCGGCCCATTGTATCGCAACAGTCAGGTCACATTTGCAGATATCCATGACGGAACGAGCAATACGTTACTGGCTGGGGAGAAGATGCTTAAAAACTTACAAAGTGGCAACGTTCTCGGCGGTGCTGTCTGGGCTGCGTCCAATCGAACCAACGTCATGGGCACCCACACAACGACCTCCGACTCAGTTGGCAGTGTTCTTGGAGGAGGACATCCGCTACATCCGGTCAACGGTGATCCGGAAGCCGCTGGCGGATCGCTCGGCTGGGCCCCCATGGTATTCATGAGCCAACATCCGGGAGGCGCCCAGTTTGCACTTTGTGATGGATCGGCGCGCTTTATAAGTGAAAACCTGGATCAGAACACACTCATGTCCGCTCTGGTACAGATTGATGACAGATTACCCGTGGGGAATTTTTGA
- a CDS encoding LamG-like jellyroll fold domain-containing protein: MTDPEELMSKYLFGLSTDYDSRQLKQWLKQTPENVREFTRAVYLHQAIRDHLSGEEVLRSEIEADESASPANDTCDLANSDHSESAYLPQRRTLWFSIALSLLVGIGITAWTLVPPFEQEIVGVARVLEQRDAVFESSSMSPHHSGILSGGTYSLTNGELLIRFHGGALGVIRAPTQFQINSISSVRLHRGQIAVTCPSRDSRGFRVKVPHGDIVDLGTEFGVEVDKFGDAHVYVFQGTVVAQNANNRVTLKVGDAARISKAQGVVSANVSPSTFYRQRDWEMPSLLKRAGGEANLANDSNLLLWLPMSRLQGQTTPVNLAMGGRNPVVLQTAIAFHASDSGLHELSVTNSHDALHMNVPGNHRQLTLAAWVRFSKEQGPDREHRGILMSDSFQDRGEVHWQRKGHDFRLTISTGKRGQHEIFRAPTGRLENDRWYHLASVIDLDQRKVTHYLDGVEVGQQRVQSVIGKVSLGECTLGAWAPGAEPETDDRSLNGDLDDVMIWNRALDAEQIRSLADFRSQ; the protein is encoded by the coding sequence ATGACCGACCCAGAAGAGCTCATGTCGAAGTACTTATTCGGCCTTTCAACCGACTACGATTCGCGACAGCTGAAGCAATGGCTAAAACAAACGCCAGAGAACGTTCGTGAATTCACGAGAGCCGTTTACCTGCACCAGGCCATCCGCGATCATCTTTCGGGAGAAGAAGTCTTACGCTCGGAAATAGAAGCGGATGAATCAGCATCGCCTGCAAACGACACTTGCGATCTCGCAAATAGCGACCACTCCGAAAGCGCTTACCTTCCGCAAAGACGCACGTTGTGGTTCTCAATCGCGTTGTCGCTGCTTGTCGGCATTGGAATTACCGCATGGACACTTGTCCCGCCATTCGAGCAAGAGATTGTCGGTGTCGCCAGGGTCCTTGAGCAGCGCGATGCCGTATTCGAATCTAGTTCCATGTCTCCACATCATTCGGGAATTCTATCCGGTGGAACTTACTCATTGACCAATGGTGAATTGCTAATCAGATTCCATGGAGGAGCGTTAGGTGTCATACGTGCCCCAACACAATTCCAAATCAATTCAATTTCTTCCGTCAGATTGCATCGAGGCCAGATCGCAGTGACTTGCCCTTCCCGGGACAGTCGCGGCTTTCGCGTGAAGGTTCCTCATGGAGACATCGTTGATCTGGGAACGGAATTTGGTGTCGAAGTCGACAAGTTTGGAGATGCGCATGTCTACGTGTTTCAAGGAACGGTCGTTGCACAAAATGCGAACAATAGGGTCACGCTGAAGGTCGGAGACGCGGCTCGAATTTCCAAGGCTCAGGGCGTCGTTTCCGCCAACGTTTCTCCAAGCACTTTCTATCGTCAACGTGACTGGGAGATGCCATCCCTACTCAAGCGTGCCGGTGGTGAGGCCAACTTGGCGAATGATTCTAATCTTTTGCTTTGGTTGCCCATGTCTCGACTGCAGGGGCAAACCACTCCAGTTAATCTGGCAATGGGCGGTCGCAACCCTGTTGTCCTTCAGACCGCCATTGCATTCCACGCTAGCGACTCAGGCCTGCATGAATTGTCGGTGACGAATTCTCACGATGCCTTGCACATGAATGTCCCTGGAAACCATCGTCAGCTGACCTTGGCGGCCTGGGTACGCTTTAGCAAGGAGCAGGGACCAGATCGTGAACATCGGGGAATCCTCATGTCCGATTCCTTTCAAGATCGCGGCGAAGTCCACTGGCAGCGCAAAGGACACGACTTCCGCTTGACCATCTCGACCGGAAAAAGAGGCCAACACGAAATCTTTCGTGCCCCCACCGGACGCCTTGAGAACGATCGTTGGTATCACTTGGCAAGTGTCATCGATCTCGATCAACGCAAAGTTACGCATTATCTTGATGGCGTCGAGGTTGGCCAGCAGCGGGTCCAATCCGTCATAGGTAAGGTCTCCTTAGGTGAATGTACTTTAGGGGCTTGGGCACCAGGCGCCGAACCGGAAACCGATGACCGCTCCCTCAACGGGGACCTCGACGATGTCATGATTTGGAATCGAGCGCTTGATGCCGAGCAGATTCGCTCCCTCGCAGACTTTCGGTCGCAATAG
- a CDS encoding sigma-70 family RNA polymerase sigma factor, giving the protein MTETHPTPVLAALWVRAQPAVAAFISSLEPDFHDSEEILQQTAVTATEKFPEYDSKRPFVAWAIGLARIEALRYRQKRGRDRHVFDNEILDLVAEAVQQENEQIGEIRAALKACLSKTSGRVRQVHEMHYGKGMSPREIASQLMSTENSVFVALHRARNALRLCVGKQLKRIGVS; this is encoded by the coding sequence ATGACTGAAACCCATCCAACTCCCGTCTTAGCGGCCCTGTGGGTGAGAGCCCAACCGGCGGTGGCGGCATTTATTTCTTCGTTGGAACCTGACTTCCATGACTCGGAAGAGATCCTACAGCAAACCGCCGTGACCGCGACGGAAAAGTTCCCTGAGTACGATTCGAAGCGACCTTTCGTTGCGTGGGCAATTGGCCTGGCTCGTATCGAGGCCCTTCGCTATCGCCAGAAAAGAGGAAGAGACCGGCATGTTTTTGACAACGAGATCCTGGACCTCGTTGCCGAAGCCGTCCAACAGGAAAACGAACAGATCGGTGAGATTCGGGCAGCGCTGAAAGCTTGCCTGAGCAAGACGAGTGGCCGAGTCCGCCAGGTTCATGAAATGCATTACGGTAAAGGCATGTCCCCCCGCGAAATCGCGAGCCAGCTTATGTCGACCGAGAATTCTGTCTTCGTTGCGCTGCATCGTGCGAGAAATGCCCTCCGGCTGTGCGTCGGAAAGCAATTGAAAAGGATTGGAGTGTCATGA
- a CDS encoding DUF1552 domain-containing protein, with protein sequence MRKKALSRRTLLRGAGAAVALPLLNAMVPALTAEETTVAEPSKLRRLSYIYMPMGFNPSEWTPQGSTLEHLPSSLASLSGVKDQLSVITNMELRNAYPGSHATSNSAFLSAARAKRTESSDYYLGTTVDQIAARSIGRNSQLPSLELAMDLLSTVGQCDNGYACVYQNNLSWSSPTTPLPAEAHPRLVFETLFGAGGSVEDRKAALSRRASLLDSVVGEMKRLKNQLGVEDQQRIDGYLENIREVERRIQYAEENIEENPLPDLDRPLGVPASYAEHARIMFDLQALAFQGDITRVTTFQLAREASTRSYPEIGVPDPHHPVTHHGNNPEKLAKVAKINAFHVSLFAGFLEKLRSIPEGSGTLLDHSLLLYGSGMGDPDAHDHSNLPTLVAGGAAGNMQGGRHIRFDQPTPLSNLHLTLLRKAGVPLDQFADSTGEVEELFI encoded by the coding sequence GTGAGGAAGAAAGCTCTATCAAGACGGACCTTGCTGCGTGGTGCCGGTGCTGCCGTCGCATTGCCACTGTTGAATGCCATGGTCCCGGCACTAACGGCGGAAGAGACGACCGTTGCAGAGCCCAGCAAGCTACGCCGGCTGAGCTATATCTATATGCCGATGGGCTTCAATCCCAGCGAGTGGACGCCCCAAGGAAGTACACTCGAACATCTTCCTTCGAGCCTTGCATCGCTGTCAGGCGTGAAAGATCAACTTTCGGTCATCACGAACATGGAACTGCGGAATGCCTATCCGGGCTCTCACGCAACGTCGAATTCGGCATTCCTCAGCGCAGCCCGTGCGAAGCGTACGGAAAGTTCCGATTACTATCTTGGTACGACGGTAGACCAAATTGCGGCCCGATCAATTGGTAGGAACTCGCAATTACCCTCGCTAGAGTTGGCAATGGACCTGCTAAGCACCGTGGGGCAATGCGACAATGGCTATGCTTGCGTCTACCAGAACAATCTTTCCTGGTCATCGCCGACGACGCCGCTGCCAGCGGAAGCACATCCTCGCCTGGTATTCGAAACACTCTTTGGTGCTGGAGGTTCAGTTGAAGATCGCAAGGCAGCGCTATCACGACGGGCAAGTCTTTTGGATTCGGTCGTTGGCGAAATGAAGAGGCTAAAGAACCAGTTGGGCGTCGAAGATCAGCAGAGAATCGACGGCTATCTCGAGAATATTCGCGAGGTGGAACGCCGAATTCAATACGCCGAAGAAAACATTGAAGAGAACCCGTTACCCGATTTGGATCGCCCGCTCGGGGTCCCCGCATCGTATGCCGAACATGCCCGCATCATGTTTGATCTTCAGGCACTTGCGTTTCAAGGGGATATAACCCGTGTGACGACATTCCAGCTGGCTCGTGAAGCAAGCACACGTAGCTATCCCGAAATCGGCGTTCCCGATCCGCATCATCCCGTGACGCATCACGGTAATAATCCAGAAAAACTGGCAAAAGTCGCAAAGATCAACGCGTTTCATGTTTCACTTTTTGCAGGCTTTCTGGAGAAGCTCAGATCAATTCCGGAAGGAAGTGGAACACTTCTAGACCACAGTCTGCTACTGTACGGCAGCGGCATGGGAGATCCCGATGCGCACGATCACAGCAACTTGCCGACCTTGGTTGCCGGTGGTGCCGCCGGCAATATGCAGGGAGGACGTCACATCCGTTTCGATCAGCCCACTCCGTTGTCGAATTTGCATTTGACCCTACTACGTAAAGCCGGAGTCCCATTGGATCAATTCGCTGATAGCACTGGCGAAGTCGAAGAGTTGTTTATCTAG